In Chitinophaga nivalis, a single genomic region encodes these proteins:
- a CDS encoding HAD family hydrolase: MNTQTAITTLFLDIGGVLLTNGWDRAARKLAVQTFNLDAAETDERHHLTFDTYEVGKLTLDEYLSRVVFYTERSFTRETFKEFMFAQSAPYPEMLELVSRLKTTYQLKIAIVNNEGRELNEHRIRQFGINRFVDFYISSCFVHFRKPDADIYRIALDIAQVAPEEVVYLEDRSMFVDVANGLGINGICHVDYPTTLKALAAFGLK, encoded by the coding sequence ATGAATACACAAACTGCTATCACGACGTTGTTCCTGGATATAGGCGGCGTATTGCTGACAAATGGCTGGGACAGAGCGGCCCGCAAGCTGGCCGTGCAAACATTTAATCTGGATGCTGCCGAAACAGACGAACGGCATCACCTTACCTTCGACACCTATGAAGTAGGTAAACTTACATTGGATGAATACCTGAGCCGGGTGGTTTTTTACACAGAAAGATCCTTTACCCGCGAAACCTTCAAGGAGTTTATGTTTGCGCAGTCAGCGCCCTACCCGGAAATGCTGGAGCTGGTAAGCCGCCTGAAAACGACCTATCAGCTGAAAATCGCGATCGTAAATAATGAAGGGCGCGAGTTGAATGAACACCGGATACGACAGTTTGGAATCAACCGGTTTGTAGATTTTTACATCTCTTCCTGCTTTGTACATTTCCGGAAACCAGACGCCGATATTTACCGGATAGCGCTGGACATTGCGCAGGTGGCGCCGGAAGAAGTCGTATACCTGGAAGACCGCTCCATGTTTGTGGATGTGGCTAACGGGCTTGGTATCAATGGTATTTGTCATGTAGACTACCCCACTACGTTAAAAGCACTGGCAGCCTTTGGCCTGAAATAA
- a CDS encoding DUF4251 domain-containing protein, with the protein MKSSFAFAIVCCFLAATVSPAGLVAQDTKVAKRAAQTARVKSLIDARSYVFVAQTALPMNGRSRQITPDYGITVTTDSIVSYLPYFGRAFVATIGETKSPLDFKTKDFVYTATPGKKDGWEITVKPKDQREIQSLSLSVTSSGYASLQVISTNRTPISFNGYVTETPPEKKKNGR; encoded by the coding sequence ATGAAAAGTTCCTTTGCATTCGCCATCGTGTGTTGCTTTTTAGCAGCTACAGTATCACCTGCCGGGCTGGTTGCCCAGGACACAAAGGTAGCAAAAAGAGCGGCCCAAACCGCCCGGGTGAAGTCGCTCATAGATGCCCGCAGCTACGTTTTTGTAGCGCAGACGGCCTTGCCGATGAACGGGCGTTCCCGTCAGATAACACCCGATTATGGCATCACGGTTACCACGGACTCCATCGTCAGCTACCTGCCTTATTTCGGACGTGCCTTTGTGGCTACGATCGGGGAAACAAAATCACCGCTGGATTTTAAAACGAAAGATTTTGTTTACACCGCAACGCCCGGCAAAAAAGACGGCTGGGAGATTACGGTAAAACCAAAAGATCAGCGGGAAATCCAGTCACTGAGCCTCTCTGTAACCAGCAGCGGATATGCGTCTTTACAGGTCATCAGCACCAATCGCACACCGATCAGCTTCAACGGATACGTCACGGAAACACCACCTGAGAAAAAGAAAAACGGACGTTGA
- a CDS encoding ABC transporter ATP-binding protein has translation MSNPYLSLLKTAWHYAHRERKKYLLVYILFFIANIAFSLNPVLFGWFVGKIQQDPAHIPRYTLWFAAAYVGLRLVEWCFHGPARVMERHLAFNLSRNFLQEKYHQALHLPVKWHQDNHSGAVINRIRKAYEALKNFFEHGFMYLYAFTKLFFSVIAMLYFSPLYGGIGILLGIFCIWIILRFDKPFIRTLDEINEREHVVSATLFDSLSNIMTVITLRLERSMENGLMAKVQRIWRPFRQNTLINEWKWFVADMLVALIYCVIAVGYVFQHWEPGAVFYVAGLITLLGYVNQFTSVFHDIAWQYTDIVQYNTSIETARNIGEAYTEHHRADTTENLPVSWQTVRIQDLNFSHLPTYDNTHAPQSLHQLAIDIGKGKKIALIGESGSGKSTLLAILRGLYEPEEQVQLTVDGAPLSLATLNETVTLFPQEPEIFENTIAYNVTLGLPFPDEEILEVCNSAHFTEVIDMLPQGLESDIREKGVNLSGGQKQRLALARGILAARDSQIILLDEPTSSVDPKTEAMIYDKMFRTFHDKAIISSMHRLHLLPQFDYIYVLHQGRIAAAGTFTELRAHSSVFQELWKHQENK, from the coding sequence ATGTCTAATCCGTATCTATCCTTACTCAAGACAGCCTGGCACTACGCGCACCGGGAACGAAAAAAATACCTGCTGGTATACATCCTGTTTTTCATTGCCAATATCGCCTTTTCGCTCAACCCCGTGTTATTTGGCTGGTTTGTTGGCAAGATCCAGCAGGATCCTGCGCACATCCCCCGCTATACCCTATGGTTTGCAGCAGCCTACGTGGGGCTACGCTTAGTGGAATGGTGCTTTCATGGCCCTGCCCGGGTGATGGAAAGACACCTGGCATTTAACCTCAGTCGTAATTTCCTGCAGGAAAAATATCACCAGGCCCTGCACCTGCCGGTGAAATGGCACCAGGATAATCACAGTGGCGCAGTGATTAACCGTATCCGGAAGGCTTATGAGGCGTTAAAGAATTTTTTTGAACATGGATTCATGTACCTCTATGCCTTTACCAAATTATTTTTTTCCGTAATTGCCATGTTGTATTTCTCTCCTTTGTATGGCGGTATCGGTATCCTGCTGGGCATTTTCTGCATCTGGATCATTCTCCGTTTCGACAAGCCTTTTATTCGTACGCTGGATGAGATCAATGAACGCGAACACGTGGTATCTGCGACCTTATTTGACAGTCTGTCCAATATCATGACTGTGATCACCCTTCGGCTGGAAAGAAGTATGGAAAACGGTTTGATGGCCAAGGTACAACGTATCTGGCGACCGTTCCGGCAGAATACCCTGATCAATGAGTGGAAATGGTTTGTGGCAGATATGCTGGTAGCGCTGATTTATTGCGTGATTGCCGTGGGGTATGTTTTTCAGCACTGGGAGCCCGGCGCTGTATTTTATGTGGCCGGCCTCATCACCCTGCTGGGCTATGTAAACCAGTTCACCAGCGTGTTTCACGATATCGCGTGGCAGTATACCGACATCGTACAATACAATACATCTATAGAAACCGCCCGTAATATCGGGGAAGCCTATACGGAGCATCACCGTGCAGACACCACAGAAAACCTGCCGGTTTCCTGGCAGACGGTCCGGATACAGGACCTCAACTTTTCTCATCTGCCTACCTATGATAATACGCATGCGCCGCAAAGTCTGCATCAGTTGGCCATTGACATTGGTAAAGGAAAAAAGATTGCGCTGATTGGGGAAAGCGGTAGTGGTAAAAGTACCCTGCTGGCTATTCTGCGTGGGTTGTATGAACCAGAGGAACAGGTACAGCTTACGGTAGACGGGGCGCCGTTGTCGCTGGCAACACTCAACGAAACCGTCACCCTGTTTCCGCAGGAACCGGAGATCTTTGAAAATACCATCGCCTACAATGTAACGCTGGGGCTACCTTTCCCGGATGAAGAGATCCTGGAGGTATGTAACAGCGCACACTTTACAGAGGTGATCGACATGTTGCCGCAGGGGCTGGAATCCGATATCCGGGAGAAAGGCGTGAACCTGTCCGGCGGTCAGAAACAGCGGCTGGCACTGGCTCGCGGTATACTGGCAGCCCGCGACAGCCAGATCATTCTGCTGGATGAACCTACCAGCAGCGTAGATCCTAAAACAGAAGCCATGATCTATGATAAGATGTTCCGGACGTTCCACGACAAAGCCATTATATCCTCGATGCACCGGCTACACCTGTTACCGCAGTTCGATTATATCTACGTATTGCACCAGGGACGTATAGCCGCTGCCGGTACCTTTACGGAGCTGCGTGCCCATAGTTCGGTATTTCAGGAGTTGTGGAAACACCAGGAAAACAAATAA
- a CDS encoding aminopeptidase P family protein, giving the protein MFSDHRKNLCSQLPANSVAILTANDLMPTNADGTMRYVPNVNIYYLTGIKEEDAMLVLCPDHPDETLREILFIKRVDQLFVKWLGNRHTKAEAATISGIATVLYVDEFWSTMKKVIPRCREIMLHTNEHARSESETQTREDRLILDLQRLYPLHQYGRLYPIIARLRNAKTPAEIALLKKACDITEAGFRRVLSFVKPGQTGHQIAAEMIHEYLQHNATWAGYEAIVAAGADTCILHYRANEKTCKDGDLLLIDAAAGWQYYNADCTRTIPANGRYTPRQKAYYAAVLRVHKKVRQQVRAGIYMQDLWAASNQFILEELVGLGICSTADIRENGEAYYLNKYSYHNVSHFLGLDVHDTGDFREPLPAGAVLTNEPGIYNAEEGIGIRIENDLLVTTTGYEDLMATMPIEIEEIEDLMQGR; this is encoded by the coding sequence ATCGTAAAAATCTGTGCAGCCAGCTGCCAGCCAACTCCGTGGCGATCCTTACCGCCAACGATCTTATGCCTACCAACGCAGATGGTACCATGCGTTATGTTCCCAATGTCAATATCTATTACCTGACCGGTATCAAAGAAGAAGATGCCATGCTGGTGCTTTGCCCCGACCATCCGGACGAAACACTGCGGGAAATACTTTTTATCAAACGGGTAGACCAACTGTTTGTTAAATGGCTGGGAAACCGCCATACCAAAGCAGAAGCGGCCACTATCTCCGGCATTGCCACTGTGTTATATGTGGATGAATTCTGGAGCACGATGAAAAAAGTCATCCCCCGTTGCCGGGAAATCATGCTGCATACCAATGAGCATGCCCGCTCAGAAAGTGAAACACAAACACGGGAAGACCGGCTGATACTGGATCTCCAGCGCCTGTATCCCCTGCATCAATACGGCCGCCTGTATCCTATCATCGCCCGGCTGCGCAATGCCAAAACACCAGCAGAAATTGCCCTGCTCAAAAAGGCCTGCGACATTACGGAGGCTGGTTTCCGCCGGGTACTCTCCTTTGTAAAACCCGGCCAGACCGGCCACCAGATTGCGGCAGAAATGATTCATGAATACCTGCAGCACAATGCCACCTGGGCCGGCTACGAGGCGATTGTAGCCGCCGGCGCCGATACCTGTATACTACATTACCGGGCCAATGAAAAGACATGCAAAGACGGAGACCTGCTATTAATTGATGCCGCCGCGGGCTGGCAATACTACAATGCGGATTGTACCCGTACCATTCCTGCCAATGGCCGCTATACACCCCGGCAGAAAGCATACTATGCAGCGGTATTGCGGGTACATAAAAAAGTAAGGCAACAAGTTCGCGCCGGCATCTATATGCAAGATCTGTGGGCTGCTTCCAATCAGTTTATCCTGGAAGAACTGGTAGGACTGGGTATTTGCAGTACTGCCGACATCCGTGAAAACGGAGAGGCATACTACCTGAACAAATACAGCTACCACAATGTATCCCATTTCCTGGGACTCGATGTACATGATACCGGCGATTTCCGGGAACCGCTGCCAGCGGGCGCTGTACTGACCAACGAACCGGGTATTTACAATGCCGAAGAAGGCATCGGCATCCGGATAGAAAACGATCTGCTGGTTACTACTACCGGCTATGAAGACCTGATGGCTACCATGCCGATAGAGATCGAAGAAATAGAAGACCTGATGCAAGGTCGTTAA
- a CDS encoding GNAT family N-acetyltransferase, translating into MPWLKDLYYNTITPINVRDYNAAQIAAWASTAERVDALRQRIEDQYFYVAENDARQIIGFASLTSDGEIDMLYVHKDFQGCGVASRLLQRLLDQATELGLSELVTYASITARPFFEKRGFTVVELYPVTINDVTWNTYEMKRS; encoded by the coding sequence ATGCCCTGGTTAAAAGACCTTTATTATAATACCATTACACCTATCAATGTCCGCGATTACAATGCAGCGCAGATTGCCGCCTGGGCCAGTACTGCTGAACGTGTAGATGCTCTCCGCCAAAGGATAGAGGACCAGTATTTTTATGTAGCCGAAAATGACGCCAGGCAAATCATCGGGTTTGCTTCTCTCACATCGGATGGCGAAATAGATATGCTGTATGTTCACAAAGACTTTCAGGGCTGCGGCGTGGCTTCCCGGTTACTGCAACGTCTCCTCGATCAGGCCACCGAACTGGGATTATCCGAACTCGTCACCTATGCCAGTATTACCGCCCGGCCTTTCTTTGAAAAAAGAGGTTTTACCGTAGTAGAGCTATACCCTGTCACCATCAACGACGTTACCTGGAATACGTATGAAATGAAACGGTCATGA